In the Gossypium arboreum isolate Shixiya-1 chromosome 10, ASM2569848v2, whole genome shotgun sequence genome, one interval contains:
- the LOC108455406 gene encoding uncharacterized protein LOC108455406: MQEQLMRMRQDMRNQVLESQRNMMNQLSQLLTKGLEKRESSMISAGVDNEEPLYPPGFTPTNAQACSQGLPIIRAQQNQASTSAPVNYLIGSDSNPGGNPTTFVVPDLNKIGKAKMKLPKQLEDRYRWLEEKFKVMKNTNDYRRIDVRDLSLVPDLILPYKFKMPEFEKYNETSCPKAHITMFCRRMTGYVNNNQLLVHCFQESLVRAASKWYSQLSRTQINLWKDLAQAFMKQYSYVTDMTPDRITLQSLEKKPNESFRQYAQRWREVFIQVQPPLLEKETTMLFINTLKAPFINHMLGSTTLSFSDTVMSGELIENTIRSGKIDAGESSKRSTQKGNENEVNIVSMLSKLVNVGQPRVVTTSYLSQ; this comes from the coding sequence ATGCAAGAACAACTGATGAGGATGCGGCAAGATATGAGAAACCAAGTGCTAGAGtctcaaaggaatatgatgaaccaGTTGTCCCAATTACTAACTAAAGGGCTAGAAAAGAGGGAAAGCTCCATGATTAGTGCTGGGGTGGACAATGAGGAGCCTCTTTATCCTCCGGGTTTCACTCCGACAAATGCACAGGCATGTTCGCAAGGTCTACCAATTATCAGAGCTCAGCAAAATCAGGCTAGTACCTCAGCACCAGTGAATTATTTGATAGGCTCAGACTCCAATCCGGGGGGCAATCCAACTACCTTTGTAGTCCCTGATTTGAACAAAATAGGAAAAGCAAAGATGAAATTGCCAAAACAACTCGAGGATCGGTATCGGTGGTTGGAGGAAAAATTCAAGGTGATGAAAAATACTAATGATTATCGTCGAATTGACGTCAGGGACCTGAGCTTGGTTCCAGACTTAATACTTCCCTACAAGTTTAAAATGCctgaatttgaaaagtataacgAGACTAGCTGTCCAAAAGCTCACATCACCATGTTTTGTAGACGAATGACTGGGTATGTCAATAATAACCAATTACTGGTTCACTGTTTCCAAGAGAGTCTGGTTAGGGCAGCATCCAAATGGTACAGCCAATTGAGCCGTACCCAGATCAATTTATGGAAAGATCtagcacaagctttcatgaaacaaTATAGTTATGTGACGGATATGACTCCTGATAGGATTACTTTACAAAGCCTGGAAAAAAAACCAAATGAGAGTTTCCGGCAATACGCTCAAAGGTGGAGGGAAGTTTTCATACAAGTTCAGCCACCTCTCCTAGAAAAAGAGACTACcatgcttttcatcaatactcttaaAGCTCCGTTTATTAACCATATGTTGGGAAGCACTACTCTGAGCTTTTCAGATACGGTAATGTCTGGTGAATTGATTGAAAATACAATAAGGAGCGGGAAGATAGATGCGGGAGAAAGCTCCAAGAGGTCAACTCAAAAGGGAAATGAAAATGAAGTGAACATCGTGAGCATGCTTTCCAAATTGGTCAATGTAGGCCAGCCAAGGGTTGTAACCACTAGCTATCTATCCCAATGA